The Streptomyces aurantiacus genome includes a region encoding these proteins:
- a CDS encoding metal-dependent hydrolase, giving the protein MTEQHAIAPRRVSFDWEETPLHWIPDEPTATHVINVLHLLLPAGKRWFVKVFKEGLPLVTDPELLKDVKGFMGQEATHSVQHSYVLDHLAAQRLDTDAYTKHVEFLFRRILGEAPPLGALIPDREWLRFRLSVIAAIEQFTAVLGDWVLAAQGLDDAGSDEVMLDLLRWHGAEEVEHRAVAFDMYQHCGGEGLPRYARRVAGMAVTAPVMLYMWAWGAAYLIRNDPQLAGRLRYSLGAHNRAVRKGLLPTWKELGSAVPRYLRRSYHPSQEGSMRRAAEYLARSPAARAAVGAIGRAAIA; this is encoded by the coding sequence TCGACTGGGAGGAGACCCCGCTCCACTGGATACCGGACGAGCCGACCGCGACCCACGTCATCAACGTGCTGCATCTGCTGCTGCCGGCGGGGAAGCGGTGGTTCGTCAAGGTCTTCAAGGAAGGCCTGCCGCTGGTCACCGACCCCGAACTCCTCAAGGACGTCAAGGGGTTCATGGGCCAGGAGGCGACGCACAGCGTGCAGCACTCGTACGTGCTGGACCACCTGGCGGCGCAGCGGCTGGACACGGACGCGTACACGAAGCACGTCGAGTTCCTCTTCCGGAGGATCCTGGGCGAGGCTCCGCCGCTGGGCGCCCTGATACCGGACCGGGAGTGGCTGCGCTTCCGGCTCTCGGTGATCGCGGCGATAGAGCAGTTCACCGCGGTGCTGGGCGACTGGGTGCTGGCCGCCCAGGGGCTGGACGACGCCGGGTCCGACGAGGTCATGCTCGACCTGCTGCGCTGGCACGGCGCCGAGGAGGTGGAGCATCGTGCGGTCGCCTTCGACATGTACCAGCACTGCGGCGGTGAGGGCCTGCCGCGGTACGCGCGCCGGGTGGCGGGCATGGCGGTCACAGCACCTGTGATGCTGTACATGTGGGCGTGGGGCGCGGCCTATCTGATACGCAACGACCCCCAGCTCGCGGGGCGGCTGCGTTATTCGCTCGGTGCGCACAACCGGGCGGTGCGCAAGGGGCTGCTGCCCACGTGGAAGGAGCTCGGCTCAGCCGTACCGCGCTATCTGCGGCGCTCGTACCATCCCTCGCAGGAGGGCTCGATGCGCCGCGCGGCCGAGTATCTGGCGCGGTCGCCCGCGGCTCGGGCGGCTGTGGGGGCGATCGGCAGGGCGGCGATCGCGTAG